A single genomic interval of Aedes aegypti strain LVP_AGWG chromosome 1, AaegL5.0 Primary Assembly, whole genome shotgun sequence harbors:
- the LOC5576275 gene encoding 4-coumarate--CoA ligase-like 9, giving the protein MHHPRNIFAYYDPSTKIWSGLPRKPIFNPVQSLGDLILQILERNATKLMQISADSGAEVTGGELRLRTIRIAQNLTRMGYGSDSKDIFTMIVRNGEHTAPVMFACFALGVPVNTLDPSFQRDDLSHMFQAVRPTVIFCETESLEETIAACELAAITPRIILMGSHVEGYDQVDRLMMVTGQEELFVPTRITDPVQHLAVLICSSGTTGRSKAVCLSHSICIAHVANFFECHPSDRAFAFSSLYWLSGLVILLCGTILGATRIITRQTYRPELALDLIRKFRVSALCITPSQAYGIVHSGLAKPEDFTSIRHAFCGGSAVSTSLKRSFEQLLPGRFLEVAYGFSEIAYSVSFSKGYLYRDGSVGFPRAGTEFKIIDDNGNALDNGQDGEIVARGEFAFQGYYGMDQPFGDMLDSDGWLHSGDVGRFDADGYLYVVDRKKEMFKYNNFQISPTEIECVVQEMEGVAAVCVVGIPGEPNDLATALVVRKNDCAEVMDAEQIVRKVNLQLPDYKHLRGGVYFAKELPLTPSGKVLRRKVREMIMNLMDNK; this is encoded by the exons ATGCATCATCCGAGGAACATCTTCGCCTACTACGATCCATCGACGAAAATTTGGAGCGGTTTGCCGAGGAAGCCGATCTTCAATCCCGTCCAAAGTCTAGGTGACCtaatattgcaaattttggagCGCAATGCCACCAAACTGATGCAGATCAGTGCCGATAGTGGGGCGGAGGTCACCGGTGGTGAACTGCGTCTCCGGACGATCCGGATTGCCCAGAATCTTACTCGGATGGGATACGGTTCTGATTCGAAGGACATTTTTACGATGATCGTTAGGAATGGGGAGCACACTGCACCAGTGATGTTTGCTTGCTTCGCTCTGGGGGTACCCGTCAATACGCTGGATCCTTCGTTTCAAAGGGATGATCTGAGTCACATGTTCCAAGCGGTTCGACCGACAGTGATCTTCTGTGAGACTGAGTCATTGGAGGAAACGATCGCTGCATGTGAACTGGCTGCAATTACCCCGCGCATCATTCTCATGGGAAGTCATGTAGAGGGGTATGATCAAGTGGATCGTCTAATGATGGTAACGGGACAAGAGGAACTTTTCGT TCCAACTAGGATTACGGACCCCGTTCAACACCTGGCGGTACTCATATGCTCCTCCGGAACAACGGGTCGCTCGAAAGCCGTTTGCCTGTCGCACTCGATCTGCATCGCTCACGTGGCCAACTTCTTCGAGTGCCATCCCAGCGATCGAGCTTTCGCCTTCAGTTCCCTGTATTGGCTGTCCGGACTGGTTATCCTACTGTGCGGTACGATCCTTGGCGCAACTCGGATCATCACCCGTCAGACGTATCGACCGGAGTTGGCGCTAGACTTGATCAGGAAATTCCGAGTCTCGGCCCTCTGCATAACTCCTTCCCAAGCGTACGGAATAGTTCACAGTGGGTTGGCAAAACCGGAGGACTTCACGAGTATTCGACACGCGTTCTGCGGTGGAAGTGCCGTTTCGACATCGCTGAAGCGATCGTTTGAACAACTGCTCCCCGGACGGTTCCTGGAAGTTGCCTACGGGTTCTCGGAGATTGCCTACTCGGTATCGTTCAGCAAGGGGTATCTCTACCGAGATGGATCGGTAGGGTTTCCTCGAGCCGGTACGGAGTTCAAGATTATCGACGACAACGGAAATGCCCTGGATAACGGCCAAGACGGGGAGATTGTTGCCAGAGGCGAGTTTGCGTTTCAGGGCTATTACGGAATGGATCAACCTTTCGGGGACATGTTGGACAGTGATGGATGGCTTCACTCGGGAGACGTAGGGCGATTCGATGCGGATGGTTACCTTTACGTGGTGGACCGGAAGAAGGAAATGTTCAAATACAACAACTTTCAAATATCGCCGACGGAGATCGAATGCGTGGTACAGGAAATGGAAGGAGTGGCCGCGGTGTGCGTGGTCGGAATTCCAGGGGAGCCGAATGACTTGGCAACAGCACTGGTGGTCAGGAAAAACGATTGCGCCGAAGTGATGGATGCAGAGCAAATTGTTAGAAAAGTGAATCTCCAGTTACCCGATTATAAGCATCTTAGAGGAGGCGTGTATTTTGCCAAGGAGCTCCCTTTGACTCCATCAGGAAAAGTGTTACGTCGAAAGGTGCGGGAAATGATTATGAACTTGATGGACAATAAATGA